CCACGCTAATACTTAAAAATGAGCCAACCGCAATCCGCATTGGATTAACTGCTTGCTTATTTTTCTTTTTGCCCTGATGTGGTTTTAATAAGTTAAAATCGATTTCCATGCCGGACAAAAAGATTAACAGAATCACGCCTAGGTTCGATAAAAAGGATAAATCATGTGTCACTCCGACCACATTGAAGCCACTAGCTCCTAAAAGGATCCCCACGATAATTTCCGCAATTGCAGTCGGCACCGCGTTAACCCTTAATTTAGCCATTAACAGCGGCACAATTAACGCAAATAAGATAACGAGAAATAAAGATAACTGAGCCATGCAAAGTTGCCCTCCTTAAACACTGTGAAGATTATACTCGATAACACCTGTAATTAAAAGCACTGCTTCTACCATTATCTTAGACTGATCATTATTTTTTTGCATAAAAAAAGTTCATGATCCAAGATCATGAACTTAATCTATTTTAATTAGAAATTGGCTACTTTAACAAAGCGGGTAGCACTAATTGGGTAATACATGGAGCCGTTGATGTTAACCCGGCCACCATAAGTCCGCACTTTTGCACCGCGCAGCAGCTTGGAATTATCCGCCCGAAGACCGGTAGTGTCATAAATATAAGCATTATGTGACAATACCCGTTCAGTACCCAGAATGTTACTTGCAACGACATATTGATTTTCACCAATCTGCAAGTACTTTCTGCCGTTAATTACCTTTTCTTGCGCAACGGTCACGTCCGTTCCAGCAGTCTTTAATTCCGCATTAGTACGATTGCCTTGTTCATCGTAAACATAAGCATCGTGCATCAAAGTCTTCTTCCCTGTTGGTGCTTGCGAAACATTGTCACCAGCGGTTGAATCGCTAGCTGAAGTATCAGTTGGGGCCTCTGCTGCAGTATCTCCTGCTTGCAAATTATAGTAATACTTGAGCAAAGCAAAGAAGTCATTCATGGAATAGCCCCACTTAGCGAAGTAACCATCAGGGTCAGTGTGATTGGTTCCGCCTAAAAAGCGTGAAACGGCGTGGTGTGACCAGATCGTTCCCTGGCCAGTATTGGAGGCATTAACCGGCGTAATGCCATAACGATGAAGCAACTTAGCAGCATAAATAGCATCATTGCTGACACTTTTAGCAAAATTTGCCCGCGTATTTTCTTCACATAGTTCAATTTGAATAAAACGGTTGTTGGCAACAGCACCAGCACCCCAGACACCATAATTTGGCGTCATCATTTGGATAACTTGCTTGCTGTCGACAAAGGCGTGGACATATGAGTACATGTTCATCCATTCACGGTTAAAGTAAATGGCTTCATTGTAAGCAGAAGCATTCGGTGTTGCGGTCTCATGAATTACGATTCCTTCTGGCTTACCCTTTCTGTACCGAATAATGTTGCCGTTAGCATAAAACTTATTGTACCTAATATTGGCTGTTTGCAGCATTTTATACAAGTAAGTTTCGCCAACATAGCTATTTTGCTTGGCAATTGAATTGATTGAAGCCGCCTCAACTGCACGCGGCTGATTAATATTAACAACAGGAGCAACTAAACCTACTCCGATAGCAATAGTAGTTATTAGTTTCTTGATCTTCATTGCTAAACGTTCATTCCTCATTTCTATTTGTTAAAAACTATTATTCAACTTTAAAGTTAGCTTTTTTAATGTATTGGTGAATGCCAATGCGGTAATATTTCTTACCATAAATGTTAATCGCAGCACCATAAGTTGCTACTGATTTATTCTTCTTCATGACCTTCTTATTGTCACGGTTGCCGTAATCATTATAAACAAAGGCATTCTTCTTCAAAGTTCTAAAGGTACCATCAATATTGCCACACGCAATATATTGATCTTCGCCAATACGGTAATATTTCTTACCATTGATTGTTTTGGTGCCGTAAGTGGCAATTACCTTTCCTTCGTCACCTGACTTAAGAGCCTTCATACCCTTGACGCGCTTGCCTTTATCATTATAGACAAATGAGTTATGCATCAAAGTCTTGTTAACTTTCTCATCGCCCTTAGGAGCCTGTGAAGCTGGTGGCAATGCACTGCCTGCATCTAGTAAAGTGTCGTTAACCCAGCCCTTACCAGAAATGTACATCCGCTTTCTGCCGTTATAAAAGGTAATTGTCTTAGTAACAGTGACGGCATCGCCCTTGTTAACAGAGTCAGTCTTCGCAGAAACTGAGTGGTCAGTTGGCCAGGCATAAGTTGCGCCTGATTTTTTAACCACATAAGACTTCGAAGCGTTGGAAATCTTCGGGTCATACTGTGTCAAATTGCTGGAGGTTATTCTAGTGTTTAAAATTGTATTGTAATTATTAGCTGTTGCGTAGGTACCTGTCAGGGCCTTAGTTGCATCAGTATAGGAAGCGGCATTCTCAAGCCACGCACCTTGATAACGGTCGGGTTGCCAAGAAACACCATTACGCAATTTATTACCATTATCATCAAATGACTCCTGGTAATTGTTGTACTTTCTAAATTTAGCAACCACGTAGTAGCTCTTGCCATTCTTATCTTCTTCACGCGTCTTAGCGGAATAAACAGCACCCGGCCACTTATCATCAGCTTTCATGCCAAAGAGATTATTGGCATTAACCGCTAAGCCTGATTGACCCCAATTTGATTCAACGATTGCCTGAGCAATCATCACAGATGGGTACAAGCCATACTTCTTAGCGACCTTTTGTGCCTGGCTAACAGCAGTATTTAAAAAAGTTGTCTCACTCACTGTCGCTGCTGAAACCTTCTCAGCCCGCGCTGGCGAAGCGGCAATTAAGTTGTTGGTAACCGGAATAACAGCCGATGCAGCAAGAACTGCAGCTGAAAAACCAGTGATAAGTCTTCTTTTCATAAAAATAATTTCCTCCTTAATCGACATCTTTATTGTAACGAGCAATTGCCTGATAAACAATAGATGCTGTTTATTTGTAGTCAAAAAGTAATATAGACAGACATTTGTTACAAGTAGTAATTTAACGTTCCAAAATTACCCGCAGATTTTGTAAAAGGTTCTTCTTAACGCGCTGTAATTGAACGCGGCTGACCTTCAGCTCGCTAGCCAACTGGCTAACTGGTTTTTGCAATAGTAAATGCTGCACAAAAATCTGCTGTTCTAAAGCTGACATTTTGGTAACCTCTTTTTGTAACGTAATTAGGTTATCCCAATGACTGATTTGACTAATTTCTTGTCTAGTTACGAGACTTGTCTGTTGTTCATTATGTCGCTTATCTTGGCGCAATAAGTCAACCGTATGCCAGAGAACTTTCCGAAAGCTAAGGCGATCGACCTCTTTACGCGGCAAATTAACCTGTTCGGTTAATATTTGCGCATAAATTAATAGTCCTTCTTGCAGAAAGTCTTCATAGTTAGTATAGTCCTGTCTGACGTGAGCACACTTAATGGCGCCTCTAACTAATTTTTGATTTTCCCATGCTGTAATAAATGCTTGATGATTGATTTTCATTGTTGTGACCTTTTCCTTTATTGTGAGTGTCACAAGCGCTTGTGCATGTTTAGATTAGCAATTTAGGCGCAAAATAAAAAAGCTAATAAAAGGGATCATCAGGGTTAGTATAATAGCGAACTTATTAAACTAATATAATTATTTTTATTTTAATGTAAGCGTATTCTTAAGCTGGGTAATGGCTGAAAAAAGATGAAAAAAAAGCCCAAATCAACTTAGATTCGGGTTCTTCTTAATAAAGCGTATCTGGTCTCTGGCTTATTTGCCGAATAATACGGTGAGATTCAACCAGTTCAGGAAACTCATAAAAATTAGCCAAATAATGACCATAACGTTGTTGTTTCTTATCTAGTAAATTCGCCAAGATATGTTTCAAGGAAAGGTTAGTCAATGGCTCGTGGGGATGAAAGTATTCTGGCTGATCAATTAACGACTTTCCTTTAGTTGCCATCACGTGCCAACCCAAAATACGTTCCAAATGAACAGATGCGAGCTGATAAAGAGCATGATTATAAAATAATCCGTTAACAATTTGCTCACGAATATAACGACTGCAATTGTCAAAAGCAAAAATGTAATCAGAATCACCATAGGAAACGGTCTTAAAAGCAACAGCCGACAGGTTAAGAGGTTGAAAAGCTACCATCTGATGTAAGGCAACCCAATCAATATTGCCTGAATTGTAGCTTCGAGTAGAAAAGTAAGCCAACCGGCCCGTTGCAATCGTATTATGATTTTTTAGGTTAATCTTACGGGCAAACTCCCGCTGAAATTCTAACCCAGCTAATAAGCATTCCTTACTAAAGGAAGTGAAAAGTGATCGGGTGCTGTTATAGCTGAGAATAATGCCAGCCTGATTATCAAAGATGACGCTTTTATACTTTCCAAGCAAAGGCTTTTGCTGAAAGTCATAAAGTGCCAAAGTTTTTTGATTGATCGAATAATGCTCATCTTCGACAAGATAATCATTTAAGACCTGATCATGACCGACTTTCTGCCGCAGGATAGCTTTTGACCAGACACGGTATTCTTGACCTTGCGGGAGGTTGTAATGCTCACATTCTTTCATTGCTAGTTTCCTTTTCTATTGGCTTTAATATATATGATTATACCTTAAAAGTTATCGCTTTCATAGAAAAGCAAACAAAAAACGGAAGCGACATAGTCGTTTCCGTTTCCTGTAATTAACTAATGAGAATTAGTTAAAGTTAGCAACCTTAACGTATTGCTTGCTTGGGCCACCGATACGGTAGTAAGCCTTACCATTCTTGAATGTGTAAGGTGAGCCGTAAGTAGTTACCTTAGCACCCTTGCGTAATACACGGCTGTCAGCACGTTTCTTGCTGGTCTTGTATACGTAAGCGTTGTGAGATAAAGTACGAACAGTACCATCAATGTTGTCAGCCATTACGTATTGGTTGTCACCAATTTGGTATACCAAGCTACCATCAGCAAGCTTAGTAGTTGCGCCAAGAACGTCAACCTTAGTGTAAGCTGCTAAAGTCTTAGTACCAACACGCTTGTGGTCCTTGTCGTAGATGTAAGCATTGTGCATAACAGTCTTAGAAGTCTTTTCAGCAGGCTTGAATGAACCGTCAACATACTTAGTTTCTACGTAAAGGTTTGAGTCAGCACTGTTAATACGAGTGTATGACTTGTCGCCAACCTTGATTGCGTCACCAAAGACAGCAATTTGGTCACCGTTCTTAACAGTAGTCTTAGTGTCAGTTACGTTGTTACCTTCAATCTTGTAAACTGGAACATCACCATCTGATTGAACAGTCTTGTAAGTAGCACCCTTAACACCAACAGTTAATTGGAATGTAACTCTGGTAGTCTTACCATCAGCATTAGTTGCACTTACAGTAACTGGGTACTTACCAGCAACCTTAGTGTTAACCTTACTAATATCTACAGATGTAGCAAGAGGAGTTGCATCTAAGCCACTAACTTTTGCAGAGAAGTCAGCCTTGATAGCATCAACATTTACTACGCCATTAACTGGAACATAGTTCCAACTAGCATCTCCAACTTCAACAGTTTGATTTGGACCAAACTTGCCCGCACCATTCTTGAATGAAATCGTTGGATAAGTAATGTCACCCGTAGTTGATTCTGGGTTAACAGTAATTGCAAAAGTTCCAGTCTTACCATTATTTGCAAGTAAGTTTGCAGTAAAAGTAAATGGTGCAGCTGGTTTTGCAAAACTGTCATCAGCATTTACAGTAACACCTGCTGCTTGAAGACCAGCCTTAATATCACCAGTAAGGTCTTTCCAGTCACCTTTAGCTGAAGTATCAGAATTTCCAGCTGTTGTATTTACACCATATTTTGTAGTAATAGCATCTTTAATAGCTGATACAGTGTAAATACCATTAAGGTCTACTGAACCTGAGGTAGCTACTGGATTAGTTGGCTTAGACTTATCTACAACATATGGGGCACCTTGCTTAGCCGTTTTTGATACTGTAATACCATCATCACTTATTAAAGAATCAAAGTATGCATAACCATTATTAGAAGTTGTGACTTCAGTACCATTAATAGTGTACTTAGTATTTGGAGTCAAGCCCTTAATTGAAAAGCCTTTAACTACAACGTAATATGTAACACCATCTGCAAAAGTAGCTGCTGCCGAAGCATTTGATTTCAATACCTTTTTACCACCAGTAGTATCAAATTGATCTGCAGCGTAGACTTGACTAGTACTATTAGTAAGATCTACTTCACCATTATCTGATTGTACAGTAGCCTTTAAAGCAGATACACTATTTCCAGCTACAATGGCACCAGGGTTGTTCAAAAGAACTTTTACTCCAAAAGTAGTGCTTGAAGTTGTATTAGTAGTTCCAGGCTTAATAGTAACATCACCTGTTGCGGCAAATGCAGTTGATACACTAGTTGCAGCAACTGGTGCAACGGCTAATAATGCAGCTGCAGCAGCACTAACAATTCTTAAATTTTTCTTCATGTGGTCTTTCCTCCTTGTGTATATACAAAATAGTAATAGGCTATAGGTTCAGTCGGATTGAGCCTACATTGTTACAACATCCTTCAAGCCGAATTCATAAGTTTATAACTCTTATGAGGTAGCTTTCAGGCTGAAGAACGCGCATGCGTACAGGCAATCGAACCTGAAGCATAGCTATTACTTACCACATTTCATATTGTACCTACCTTTGTCTCAAATTGCAAGGCGCGGAGTTATTTTACACACTTTTGTAATAAACGCTTACAGCTTCACGTTAAAAATGTAATTTTTTTCATGATTGCTAAACACTAATACATCAATTAATTGGGGGCTTTTGAACTTCAATAAAGTCAAATAACTTGTTTTATACAACAAAAATTTTACAAAATAATAACAAAAAGAAAAAGTCACCTCGCGATGACTTTTCATTAAACTTGCTTATGCTAATTAAATAGCTGCTTAATTTTACTAATGATTCGCTCTAATACTTCCGCCAGCTGCAGACTGCTTAGATTCAGCTGCAGAATTATCGAACAAGTTAGTAACAACTCGTTCAACATATGAAGCAGACTGAGGAACCTGATAGAGATCCACCCCCTCTTTTGCAAAAGCATCTGCTTGCGCAATTGTCGTCATTGCTGTCTTAACTGTCTCTGAATCAAGATCATCTGCCACATTTTGCACGGTTAAGTTAACCTTTTTAGCTTTGCCGTTTAAAAATACTAATTGTAAGGTCTTTGTTCTGGTTACCATCTTAACTATTTTCCTCTTCTTTCCTATATATAGATATCTCTTCGACTGACTTTAGTTACCTTCTTCAATTAATGGAATTGCTTGTTTCTGAATCAGTGTTGCCGCTATTAGGTCATCCCCTTGCAAGATTGCCAGTGCATCCCCCACCTTGGCAAGCCCCGCAGCAGAGGCACCTTTTTTCAGATTACGAAAAATTCGCGACTTGGTTTTTTCTTTACCATATTTAGGATTGTAAAAACTATATTGGATTGATTGGTCTAGTAATTCGAAACTCATTATCAGTAGCCTTTCTTAGTTAACTCTAAAACTTGCTGTAAGCTATCCGCGCGCTAGATGTCTTACACTATTACTAACGAATTGAAACGCCAAAGTGTAACAAATTTACTAAAAAAGTTGTTTCTAACGCCTTAAAAACGTGCATCAGTAGTCAAAATACCCTAAACCATCTATAATTAGTATGAATATTAATAAGGAGGACAAATTCCGATTATGAAAAAATCTACGATTTGGACGATTGTTGCAGTAGTAATTATTGCTATCGGTGGTGGCGTCTTTTACGCAACCCAAAAATCCAATAGCAATCAAGTTGATGCTTCATATAACAGTGCAATGCAGCAAGGTAAAGATGCAGTTGCTGATAAGAATTATTCCAAGGCAAGCAGCGCCTTTGATAAAGCACTTGGCATTAAGAAAACTGCCCAGGCTAAAGCCTATAAGAGCCAAGCAGATAATATGCTTTCGGCAATTAGCGCAACTAAAGATGGCAAGTACGATGATGCACTGACTAACGTCAATAATGTAGTTACTGCAAATAATGGCTACGCTACCTTAACTAAACAGGGGCGCAAATTAAAAACTACTATTAAAGATGTGCAAGATAACTACGAAAACGAGATCAAGCCGATTTTTGATAATGCCAAGCAAGCTGAAGATGGTAAGCAATATCTGCAGGCAATTGACCAATACCAAAGGGTGTTAGATTTGCCTTACATCAACGGTCAATACTATGCCAAATACAAGAAGCAGGCTAAAAAGGGTGTTGATAAGAATAAGAAGCTTGCCGACGAAAATGATAATGGTGCGGGTGCTTTAACGAGAAGTTATCGCTCAAGTTCAAACTCAAACTCAGCAAAGCAAAATCAAGATACTGGTAATGCCGGCAAGACCGGTGAAGGTGCTGTGGGCGACCATAAAGTTCACGGTAAGACGGTTACTAACAATCAAATTAGCCAATTGCGTAAAAGAGTAACCAAACTTGGTTATGACGGAATGTCGTTTAGTCCCCAAGATTTGATCGACCTTTACCGCAAATCTGGCCGCAGTAAACCATCTAAGATTACTAAATCTGATGTCGCAGATTACCTTAAACCGTAATCACCAATCATGTAGCTTTCCTCAAAAAATTAATAAGTTGGTGCTTTAACTAGCACTTACATAGCTTAATTTAAAAATCGTCCGTTGCCATAACTGGCTGGACGATTTTTATTTGAACAAACCGGCCCCACTTTAATTGGTGCTACAAAAGATGCTATAATTTTCCTAGCTAAACGAGCAAAAAGATTTACTATTTATGTACAAATCGTTACAATAGTTGCTTTTACAGCCTAAACTCTGTAAAATGACTATTGACTTTCACGTTTCCTATTTTTATTAAAGGAGTGTCTGCTTTGACTGAAAAAGAAAATAATATCAAAGAGCAAGATAATGAACAAGAACAAGAAAATGAAGACCTCAAGGTTGTCATGCCAGATGCTGAATGGACAACGATGCCCGATGAAGAATTTGACGAACAACCAGACTATTTGAAGGTTTTCACTGACTTCTATATTGCTAAATTTAATCAACGCGACTTGGAAATCATGAACATGTATGACGTCAATTCAAACATGGTTGACATTAACCACTACGTGATTGATAACATTAATTTTGGTCGTAGAGAATTAGTTAAACACGCTCTGCAATACCATGCAAGTAACTTCCAGAGTATTGTTGATGAGATTGTTAAGCAGGACAATGTTGAGCCTGAAAAGATGACCTCATACAAAGACTGGGATAACTGGTATGAAGATCGGCGTGATAATATTTCTACTTCTTTATCATAATTTACTTGTACTATTATTAAAAAAAGAACAAAATAGATACTTAAAAGAGAATGCCAATTGACATTCTTTTTTACTTTAAAATATTAATAAATCTATGGGAGTACGAGATTACTATGAATCAGAAAAAGAAACGGATTTCGGCAGCTGGTCTGCTAATCACGATCGGAATCGTTTACGGGGATATCGGAACTAGTCCACTCTACGTAATGAAGTCAATCGTGAACGGTAACGGCGGAATAGCTAACGTTAACCGTGAATTGATTTTGGGTTCAATTTCTTTAATTTTTTGGACAGTCACATTGCTGACGACTGTCAAGTACGTGCTGATTGCGTTAAGAGCAACCAACCGTGGTGAAGGCGGGATCTTCGCCCTGTATGCTTTAGTTCGTAAACGAGCTAAATGGCTGGTAATGCCGGCATTAATCGGAGGAGCCGCACTGCTGGCTGACGGAACGCTAACCCCAGCCGTGACGGTTACGACCTCAATCGAGGGGTTGAAAAACATGCGTTTTGGTTCTAGCATCCCGGTGCCCAACCAAAATTCCGTCATCATTATTACAATCGCAATTTTGCTGGTACTATTTTCGATTCAGATGCTCGGAACTAGCAGCATTGGAAAAGCTTTTGGACCAATTATGTTTGTCTGGTTCACCTTCTTAGGGATAATCGGCGTCTTGAATATGGCCAATGACTGGTCAATTCTTGAAGCCCTTAACCCAGTTTGGGCAATCAAGATTTTATTTAGCCCAGCTAACAAGGCTGGTATTTTTATCCTCGGTTCTATTTTCCTGGCAACAACTGGTGCCGAAGCCCTATATTCCGATGTTGGTCATGTCGGCAAGGGCAATATTCGTGGCTCATGGCCATATGTTTTTCTTTGCCTGTCATTAAACTATCTTGGCCAAGGCGTCTGGATTTTACAAAATCCGCACTACCAAGCTCACGGCACTGAACTCAATCCGTTCTTTGAAGCTGTTCCAAGTAGTCTGCGGTTATTCGCGATTATTTTGGCAACAATTGCGGCGATCATAGCATCGCAAGCCTTAATCACTGGTTCATTCACGCTTGTTTCCGAAGCCAGTGGACTGAAGTTTTTGCCACGGATGAAAATTAATTATCCAACAACCGAGCACGGTCAGATTTATATTCCATCTGTTAACAAGATGATCTGTGTGGCAACAATTGCTATTGTTATCTTCTTCAGAACCTCAGAACATATGGAAGCGGCCTATGGTCTTTCCATCACGGTCACAATGCTGATGACTACTTTGCTCTTATTCGAGTATCTGGGTTCTAAAAACAGACCGCTATTATTACGCCTGTGCTTTTTAGTAGTTTTCGGCTTTATTGAAGGCATGTTCCTTGTCTCCAGCTTAACCAAGTTCATGCACGGCGGTTATGTTACCGTCTTAATTGCAGGCTTTATCGGTGTTATTATGTTTATCTGGTACTTTGGTAACCGGGTTCGCGATAAGCATGAAGGAGCAAGCACTTATGTCCGGTTAGATGAATATACTGACATGCTGACAGACTTAAGTCACGATGATGATTACCCGACTTATGCAACTAACTTAGTCTACATGGCGAAAGTTAAGTACAATAAGTTCATTAAGCGCGAAATTCTTTATTCAATTTTGGATAAACGACCCAAACGTGCTGCTGCTTACTGGTTCGTTTCCGTCAACATTACGAATGAGCCATTTACGGCCAAATATGCGGTTAACACTTATGGCACTAAAAACGTCATCAACGTTCAACTTTTCTTAGGTTTTAAAAAGCAAACCAGTGTTAACGTCTACTTAAGGCAGATTGTGCAGGATCTGATTAAAGACGGCACAATCGAGGCGCAGCCACAAGAATACACAACCACTCCTGGACGCAAAGTGGGCGATTTCTCATTTGTCATCGTTAATGAGGTTGTTAGTCCGCTCACTAAACTCAAGGGCTTTGAAAAATGGATTTTGAAGGCACGCATTTGGCTGCAAAATCTTTCATCCAACCCTGCCTCATGGTTTGGCCTTGAATTCACCGATACGGTAGTCGAACAAGTACCGTTAATCCTAGGTCGACCAAAGAAAAACCTACATATTAGACGAGTTGCCCCACGCGACTACTCTCATTTAAAAGACCAAGAAATTGATAATAGCTAAATTGAAAAGGACTAGAGATTAACTTCTCCAGTCCTTTTTATGTATCTTCGATAATTTAGGCGTTAATGTCTGAACTTACAAATGCAAGTTTTATTAGTTTAGATATAAAACAACTAGTCTATATCTCCAAAGAACCATTTTCAATAACAGAGCGACAGCGCTTATAAACATGTTTATAATATTCCTTGCCCTTATACATAAAGTTTAATTTTTCAAATTGAGATAAATCACCAATTTTTACCTGTGAAGCAAATTCAATAGGATGCTCCAAATATATTCCCCAAAAGCATGCATAGTTCACGTCATTTAAATTTTCAATTATTTTTACCTTTGAACTTATCGATGGAAAGACTTGCTGGTAAACCTTATAATAAACTATATGTTTATAATTGAAACCTAACTCGTAAATCAGTGCTTCATAGTCAAATTTATTCTGACCAAAGTTTTGCTCTTCTTCTGTATTTCTTACTAAATCTTTAAAATAAGTTTGAGCATAAGAGTCATAGGTAAATTTCTCAAAATTAGATCTTTCAATTAATGTCCTAAATATATGTAGTTTGTTACCCGAAGATATTTTTTGCTTTTGCTTTACTTGTATTTCATTAAAAACTTTTTCGAACTGCAAAATGATATATTTGTATTCATCTTCATCAGAATTGCTTTTTTCATCGTAAAGCTGTGCTACTCTTCTTTGTAGCACCTCTCTCAATAAATTATTCGGTCCTCTGTAGGATGAAGAGGCAGTTGATTCAATAGCCGCTTTTGCCATAATCGAATAGTCTTGTAAATAAGGCTCATTTTTATTATCCTCAAGGAAGTATCCAAATTCTCGAGAAGACTCACTATTTTCATAATTGAAAAGCTTGACCAATTTACTTTCATCCTTTGAAAATTCTTTCAATTCTGCAATAGAATGATTAGTTGCTATATCATCAATAAAATAAATGGTTGGAATTTTCTCAAATGACATTCCAGAAAATTCAGGTAATTGAGGAGTTATTAAAATTCTCTTTATTAATTCATCGATTCTATTGTTTTGAGAGCCTTTTTTAGGGTTGGCAATGATTTCTTTATAATTGCCTAACAACATATCATATTTTTCACTTTCAAATAAATAAAGATAAATAATATATAATTCTTGATTAATTATAATCTTATCAAGCTTTTTTCTGGAAATTAATTGATTTTCCACATAACTTAAGTACTTATTTGCATCCCTTGGTGTCCTTTTTTCTTTTTCAAACAACTCAGCTATATCTGTAAAATCAAAGTCCCTAGTATATTTATCACTGGCAGACTTGATATTTGGTTTATCTAGATACTCAACTTTTTCTTTTATTTTATCATTTACCATTTTTGCAATATTTTCAGATTGTAGCTGTATAGGAAGCCCTATTTTCATATCAATTATCTTACTTAGATATCCACTATTATTCTTAGCAATTTTATTCCAATCTCCAACGAAGATTATTCTAATTTTGCCTTTAATCTGATTAAAAAACAGATAAAGCTCTTCTTGTGTTTCTATATCTAGTCTATCGAAATCATCAACTATCAAAACACTTGGACGTTTTTTACGTTTTAAAACAGCTTTATCTATCCATAAGAGGAATCTATTTATATCAAAAAATTTATTTTGATAA
This genomic window from Lactobacillus panisapium contains:
- a CDS encoding P-loop NTPase fold protein translates to MGEKWKIDKIDTSDVARAFAKELKEEPKTYFLQGKWGSGKTEYLKEVEKATGKNLKFVYFKLWEPKNKASFGQKLYESIFPNSYWVKTAVYAFLIIIAVVAATTVSTYTIAPSIASSRKITVILVLSTLITTLITFYQNKFFDINRFLLWIDKAVLKRKKRPSVLIVDDFDRLDIETQEELYLFFNQIKGKIRIIFVGDWNKIAKNNSGYLSKIIDMKIGLPIQLQSENIAKMVNDKIKEKVEYLDKPNIKSASDKYTRDFDFTDIAELFEKEKRTPRDANKYLSYVENQLISRKKLDKIIINQELYIIYLYLFESEKYDMLLGNYKEIIANPKKGSQNNRIDELIKRILITPQLPEFSGMSFEKIPTIYFIDDIATNHSIAELKEFSKDESKLVKLFNYENSESSREFGYFLEDNKNEPYLQDYSIMAKAAIESTASSSYRGPNNLLREVLQRRVAQLYDEKSNSDEDEYKYIILQFEKVFNEIQVKQKQKISSGNKLHIFRTLIERSNFEKFTYDSYAQTYFKDLVRNTEEEQNFGQNKFDYEALIYELGFNYKHIVYYKVYQQVFPSISSKVKIIENLNDVNYACFWGIYLEHPIEFASQVKIGDLSQFEKLNFMYKGKEYYKHVYKRCRSVIENGSLEI